From Pelagicoccus albus, the proteins below share one genomic window:
- a CDS encoding PKD domain-containing protein, with translation MNPTPRKAISLVGVFLATAIFVSQWGHFESTLDRDETLRVYPIQSEKGKANEASSLPDLNQFSDKELRTWALERRRHMKELISYSPEEALREALSYGEFESLPDLVKGMVERPFSDIVDYQVRAICDHKSHQGKVERFIVDSSGRRIQVVLTQNNRLPVSKEGIPLQGIELDGIAVIRKDVFQVVEDADLIWAKSKLTQATIATNKDPNDRSIYAISGGSLFEFSDYEQLQSLESKLSSEDTRPGLTTGSSAYQARLKSVGYPIEMESSIATQSVSTDETRDYLIIRVEFSNIEGTPFEKDSLQNLLDTHVSPTLAYYSYNKSTVSGTVTDKVYQLSNSANYSDSDDLYDDAVAAYIADGNPNPNTIYDHVAISFPDIGFSWAGLASVGGREQWLQGSVDAETIVHELGHNYGLSHALYWDFGNSSDPVSPSGSSIDYGDIFDIMGSGGLESGHFNMAAKEYLDWIDSSSWSDLSSESDNGTYRIYAFDNVSASGLQALRIKKSEAGGYYWLGLRQEYPGIANLNRGAYLTWQQPGTYNNQTNLVDTTPLSASGKTDAGLTIGKTYSDELAGVHITPLEYGTDSYGAYIDVSVNFGDFPSNQSPSGTLTATNSGTARSPIPFSFNGSDPDGDDLSYHWDFGDGTVELSEASIDHSFPVGGSYTLTLTVSDQKGGTFTQQATIEVSDPTTETTTRTSGTSARLTSLATDGSFVVAAGDDGVFLRSADGVTWTDQGSLNSNLKIHEMIWTGSEYLAVGMDYNWGIEGWVGSVQTSQTGEFWTEELQTDEEIPNWGILSVAYNPATETAIAIQSDGKLRVRDPQGSWTIQDIGLDPLAFASGGPDGASIIWDGTQYVLGGYDFSQTDLSERLVIMTSVDGTTWTKIDPSDSGLLGWYGLDVLSLLNGQLVGSGFAAGIVFSEDSGQSWSNNSPNSDFEASAFAYGNGVYSAHFRPDEQDSRSARDFLSSDGQTWQPAGESENEYNDRIFFSNTFISIGDNGLIVQSAPFSTATESEYESWISGYFSSSTQQGADNNPDGDWATNFMEYALGSDPSNPNSVPQLPSIGRDAGDQIIASIPRFALSDVIVTLELSNDLENWTEVSTTKSVDSESLLELTTTQSYPESDKAFFRIAFRL, from the coding sequence ATGAACCCAACTCCCCGAAAAGCCATATCGTTGGTTGGCGTATTTTTAGCCACAGCCATTTTCGTTTCCCAATGGGGACACTTTGAATCCACTTTGGATCGAGACGAAACGCTTCGAGTGTATCCAATTCAGAGCGAAAAAGGAAAAGCAAACGAGGCAAGCAGCCTGCCTGATCTAAATCAGTTTTCGGACAAGGAGTTAAGGACATGGGCCTTAGAGCGCCGCAGGCACATGAAAGAGCTAATTTCTTACTCGCCTGAAGAAGCCTTGCGAGAAGCTCTCTCTTACGGTGAATTTGAAAGTTTACCTGACCTGGTGAAAGGCATGGTCGAACGCCCCTTTAGCGACATAGTCGACTACCAAGTTCGGGCCATTTGCGATCATAAATCTCACCAAGGTAAAGTAGAGCGGTTCATCGTCGATTCCTCCGGTCGCCGTATCCAAGTTGTCCTCACGCAAAATAACCGCCTTCCTGTGAGCAAAGAAGGAATTCCTCTCCAAGGCATCGAGCTCGACGGTATCGCGGTGATCCGAAAAGACGTTTTCCAGGTGGTAGAGGATGCCGATCTGATCTGGGCCAAGTCTAAGCTAACTCAAGCCACAATCGCCACCAACAAAGATCCAAACGATCGCTCGATCTACGCAATCTCAGGCGGTTCCCTTTTCGAGTTTTCCGACTACGAGCAACTCCAATCATTGGAATCTAAACTGTCCAGCGAGGATACGAGGCCCGGTTTAACAACAGGTAGCTCAGCCTATCAAGCCCGACTAAAATCGGTTGGCTACCCGATTGAGATGGAATCCTCGATCGCCACCCAAAGCGTTTCAACCGATGAGACAAGGGACTATCTAATCATCCGCGTCGAATTCTCCAACATCGAAGGGACACCTTTTGAGAAAGATTCCCTGCAGAACCTTTTGGACACACACGTCTCTCCTACTCTGGCCTATTACTCCTACAATAAATCCACAGTTTCAGGCACCGTTACTGACAAAGTCTACCAACTCTCAAACAGCGCCAATTACTCCGATTCCGACGACCTTTACGATGACGCGGTTGCCGCTTACATCGCTGACGGTAATCCGAATCCAAATACGATTTACGACCATGTGGCCATTAGCTTTCCAGACATAGGCTTTTCATGGGCTGGACTCGCGAGTGTAGGTGGCAGGGAGCAATGGCTTCAAGGATCTGTCGATGCGGAAACGATAGTACACGAACTGGGACACAACTATGGCCTGTCGCACGCTCTCTATTGGGACTTCGGAAACTCTAGCGACCCAGTGTCCCCCTCTGGCTCAAGCATCGACTATGGAGATATCTTCGACATTATGGGTAGCGGTGGGCTGGAAAGCGGACATTTCAATATGGCCGCCAAGGAGTATCTAGACTGGATAGATAGCTCATCCTGGTCTGATCTAAGCTCAGAGTCGGACAACGGAACCTATAGAATATACGCCTTCGACAACGTATCAGCATCTGGACTACAGGCTCTCAGAATCAAAAAATCCGAAGCTGGCGGATACTACTGGCTAGGTTTGCGGCAAGAATATCCAGGCATCGCCAATCTTAACCGCGGAGCCTACCTGACCTGGCAGCAGCCCGGTACCTACAACAACCAGACCAACCTCGTCGACACCACCCCGCTGTCCGCCTCTGGCAAGACAGACGCTGGCCTAACGATAGGAAAAACTTACTCGGACGAGCTGGCGGGAGTTCATATCACTCCATTGGAATACGGCACCGACTCATACGGGGCCTACATCGACGTATCCGTCAACTTCGGAGACTTCCCCTCCAACCAATCTCCGAGCGGAACTCTAACGGCCACGAACTCCGGAACCGCACGATCACCGATCCCCTTTTCGTTTAATGGGTCCGATCCCGATGGAGACGATCTGAGCTATCATTGGGATTTTGGCGATGGAACGGTCGAGTTAAGCGAAGCGTCGATAGATCACTCCTTCCCTGTTGGCGGAAGTTACACCCTTACATTAACGGTATCCGACCAAAAAGGCGGAACCTTCACGCAACAAGCGACCATCGAAGTATCCGATCCCACAACGGAAACTACGACGCGTACCTCAGGTACCTCCGCCCGACTGACTAGCCTCGCCACCGATGGGAGTTTTGTGGTCGCAGCTGGAGATGATGGAGTATTTTTGCGTTCCGCAGACGGAGTCACTTGGACCGATCAAGGTAGTCTAAACAGCAATCTGAAAATCCATGAAATGATCTGGACTGGTAGCGAATACCTCGCGGTGGGTATGGACTACAACTGGGGCATCGAAGGATGGGTCGGCTCCGTTCAAACTTCTCAAACTGGGGAGTTTTGGACCGAAGAGCTGCAAACCGACGAAGAGATTCCCAACTGGGGTATCCTTAGCGTGGCCTACAACCCTGCTACTGAAACGGCTATCGCCATCCAATCCGATGGTAAACTGCGTGTAAGAGACCCTCAAGGATCATGGACAATCCAAGATATAGGTTTGGATCCTCTCGCTTTCGCCTCAGGAGGACCCGATGGCGCTAGCATCATTTGGGATGGCACTCAGTACGTATTGGGTGGATACGATTTCTCACAAACCGACCTAAGCGAACGTTTGGTAATCATGACCAGCGTCGATGGGACAACTTGGACAAAAATTGATCCAAGCGATAGCGGTTTGCTCGGCTGGTATGGGCTAGATGTCCTCTCGCTACTAAACGGACAGCTCGTTGGATCCGGCTTTGCGGCAGGCATAGTTTTTTCTGAAGACTCAGGGCAAAGCTGGTCGAACAACTCGCCGAATTCAGATTTTGAGGCGAGTGCCTTTGCCTACGGCAATGGAGTATATTCCGCCCACTTCCGCCCCGACGAACAAGACAGCAGATCAGCCAGAGATTTTCTTTCGTCGGACGGCCAAACTTGGCAGCCAGCTGGGGAATCGGAAAACGAATACAACGACCGGATATTTTTCTCCAATACATTTATCTCAATCGGAGACAATGGCCTCATTGTCCAGTCCGCCCCTTTCTCCACGGCGACAGAATCCGAATACGAATCGTGGATATCTGGATACTTTTCCAGCAGCACACAGCAAGGTGCTGACAACAATCCAGATGGAGATTGGGCAACCAACTTTATGGAATATGCCCTGGGCAGCGATCCGAGCAATCCGAACTCCGTGCCGCAGCTTCCTAGCATTGGAAGAGATGCTGGTGATCAAATCATCGCATCCATTCCACGTTTTGCCCTATCAGACGTCATCGTAACCCTCGAGCTATCGAATGACCTGGAGAATTGGACAGAAGTCTCAACTACGAAATCCGTCGACAGCGAATCGCTTTTGGAGCTTACAACAACTCAAAGCTATCCAGAATCCGATAAGGCATTTTTCCGCATTGCCTTTCGTTTGTAG
- a CDS encoding MFS transporter, with protein sequence MVDLSVGSSFMGPDAALIKKTFRWDCLRGGMYGVVETGWGGFALVIAIGFFQAQDWVKGLVAAATPFGLLFNPISLSFFVKSGWRAGSIASVLAVVSGALMLAGSFADSLWGFLVPVCLAFAVSAQTMPLLVQIWTSNYPSDKRGSYLSISLMVSIFAAFVTSVSGGWLLDRDISMYRWVLIALSFGYFMTGVALSQIPTTPLRRGVAENPLRNFGYVVEDKKFGLMLLSWMFLGFGNLMVLPLRVEYLLQPEYGIEASKLVVMMATIGVPAFFRFISSRMWGYLFDHIDFMILRAVLNVLIMISIGLFLTTKDLWVIFSASAVLGTAMAGANISWSLWVTKFATPERTPAYMSIHSFTTGVRGVLAPFLGFYLISYLGATGTAVTGVTLVFISILIVAVMYIGLRKKTRQVEDS encoded by the coding sequence GTGGTCGATCTAAGCGTAGGGTCTTCATTCATGGGGCCTGATGCTGCACTTATTAAGAAGACCTTCCGCTGGGATTGCCTGCGGGGCGGCATGTATGGAGTCGTTGAAACGGGGTGGGGCGGTTTCGCCTTGGTAATCGCGATAGGCTTCTTTCAGGCCCAAGATTGGGTAAAGGGGCTCGTTGCAGCGGCCACCCCTTTTGGTCTTTTGTTCAATCCCATAAGTTTGAGCTTTTTCGTTAAGTCGGGATGGCGAGCTGGCTCTATTGCTTCGGTCCTCGCTGTAGTTTCCGGAGCGTTAATGTTAGCGGGAAGCTTCGCGGACAGTCTTTGGGGCTTTCTGGTCCCCGTATGCCTTGCCTTTGCGGTTTCGGCTCAAACCATGCCCCTTTTGGTCCAGATTTGGACGAGCAACTATCCGTCTGACAAACGAGGTTCCTATCTCTCCATCAGTCTGATGGTGAGTATCTTTGCGGCTTTCGTGACCAGTGTGAGCGGTGGATGGCTACTGGACCGCGATATCTCCATGTACCGTTGGGTTCTGATCGCTCTGTCGTTTGGGTACTTTATGACCGGCGTTGCTCTGTCCCAAATTCCAACTACGCCATTAAGGCGTGGCGTAGCAGAAAACCCGCTCAGGAACTTCGGATATGTCGTGGAAGACAAGAAGTTCGGGCTAATGTTGTTGAGTTGGATGTTTTTGGGATTTGGTAACCTGATGGTCTTGCCTCTACGAGTGGAGTATCTGCTGCAACCCGAGTATGGAATCGAAGCGAGCAAGTTGGTCGTCATGATGGCGACGATAGGAGTGCCAGCCTTTTTCAGGTTTATAAGCTCTCGGATGTGGGGGTATCTTTTTGATCATATCGACTTCATGATTCTACGTGCGGTATTAAACGTTTTGATTATGATTTCGATCGGTCTATTTCTAACTACCAAAGACCTTTGGGTTATCTTTTCCGCTTCTGCGGTTCTCGGCACCGCCATGGCAGGGGCGAACATCTCGTGGAGTCTATGGGTGACTAAGTTCGCAACACCTGAACGAACGCCCGCCTACATGAGTATACACTCTTTCACTACGGGTGTGCGTGGAGTTTTGGCTCCCTTTCTTGGATTCTATCTTATATCCTATTTAGGAGCTACGGGGACAGCGGTCACGGGAGTGACCCTCGTATTCATATCTATCCTGATCGTTGCCGTCATGTATATCGGGCTACGCAAGAAAACTCGCCAGGTAGAAGACTCTTAA
- a CDS encoding energy transducer TonB family protein, translated as MKIKSAIHAFLLAALAFTMLPAVNAEDWDEQPSVKKSVAPENPQKITGMVMATLNIDEKGFVTGAEISKSTDNALDSQVLDAVKQWRFNPAKKGGSAIACKINVPFKFKG; from the coding sequence ATGAAGATCAAGTCAGCTATCCACGCATTCTTGCTAGCCGCACTCGCATTCACCATGCTTCCTGCCGTAAACGCAGAGGACTGGGACGAGCAACCATCCGTGAAGAAGAGCGTCGCTCCAGAAAATCCTCAGAAAATCACCGGGATGGTTATGGCGACCCTCAACATCGACGAGAAGGGATTCGTGACAGGAGCTGAAATCAGCAAGTCCACCGACAACGCTCTCGATTCCCAAGTGCTAGACGCAGTTAAGCAATGGCGCTTCAATCCAGCTAAAAAGGGTGGCTCTGCGATCGCTTGCAAGATCAACGTACCTTTCAAGTTCAAAGGATAA
- a CDS encoding zinc-dependent metalloprotease: MNLLRVTLLTLVATFVLACSAQSAKQKSGPPLEVSGKSRIAIPEAAFGKEYLLSTSLIPQSGAPTSSGMNGRVVLFELFEDGVDLYETTTGQVVTDELPARRLLTTFPIVEKDGGDVVIDFNAGMKSLALGGWYSIGVEGFDPRIFDRSAELSQSRVFEVLKKGSILSIRQSVRARSRESDADLESRFEVKYFLSPYTPGDFVPREMHPDESKYARFFTGAKTLELDSGRVTQSLSRFEIEDPIVFYYSENTPEELEEAVVDGILYWNKAFGKTLVEAKKAPEGVSAPDPSMNIIQWVPWDRAGFAYADALVDPLTGQTMHGQAYLTSAFDFLGKVRARRMLRSLRAIVDEAEEKPKEETDGEDHLFFAHTLCSLDPVAIAAEMSEGLEKLLADPELSEEAIIKIAQDYVREVTAHEVGHILGLRHNFAGSLSADMTPQELDQFMKDYLAGEDLSEYEKKTVSTSVMEYSIFDAAVFEGWFIKNAQEALPHDAAAIRWGYFEDKSVVEEEMLFGSEEETAGYADVLRFDYGTGPVEASYRDISQSIDNLPNSIIERFISAKAPEDPRDRMKLESVELSVGRYASLISGPTSQLLKWFSKETRSIEVENEFDVIGDINEEERLEAHWKYLEDQLEKLGGVDQVLFSYLPVEFGAKVKEKLEGVDVAERIDAEKLHKKLKELLETEAYSSFIGLDGESYQWSDEEKEIILSRSKTLFDKLESEVLLHVLSNYEKAPRDLGLAATGNLSDEDSVARLETLIIDLAKKVILERSKDDRIKGKVDKAFVEVPDFKYDYEIRLAAAKALNDKTGSFESWSKEAKQELHQALKKAVEDSLNIGLFKDFSDKLLSRSLREWYIREQNLLKLLPPDPKSGN; this comes from the coding sequence ATGAATTTGCTAAGAGTGACCCTCCTTACATTGGTAGCTACATTCGTATTGGCCTGCTCGGCACAATCAGCGAAGCAGAAGTCGGGTCCACCGCTAGAGGTTTCGGGCAAATCAAGAATCGCTATTCCGGAGGCTGCCTTCGGTAAGGAATATCTGCTTTCAACCTCCTTGATACCACAATCGGGAGCTCCAACCAGCAGCGGTATGAATGGTCGAGTGGTTCTGTTTGAATTGTTCGAAGACGGGGTGGATCTCTACGAGACCACTACGGGGCAGGTGGTGACCGATGAGTTGCCGGCGAGGCGCTTGCTGACTACGTTTCCGATCGTCGAAAAGGATGGAGGCGACGTCGTAATAGACTTCAATGCAGGCATGAAGAGTCTCGCTCTTGGCGGTTGGTATTCGATCGGCGTGGAGGGATTCGACCCGAGGATTTTTGACCGTTCCGCTGAGCTATCTCAGTCTCGTGTTTTTGAGGTTCTCAAAAAAGGTTCTATTCTTAGTATTCGCCAATCGGTCAGGGCTCGTAGCAGAGAGAGCGATGCTGACTTGGAGTCGCGTTTCGAAGTTAAGTACTTCCTCTCTCCTTACACTCCCGGGGATTTCGTCCCACGTGAGATGCATCCAGACGAATCCAAATATGCCCGCTTTTTTACGGGGGCCAAGACCTTGGAACTGGACTCGGGCCGCGTGACTCAGAGCTTGAGTCGTTTCGAAATCGAAGACCCAATCGTATTCTACTACAGCGAAAACACTCCAGAGGAGCTAGAGGAGGCGGTGGTAGATGGTATCCTTTACTGGAACAAAGCTTTCGGAAAAACCTTGGTGGAGGCCAAAAAGGCTCCCGAGGGAGTTTCCGCTCCGGATCCGTCCATGAATATAATCCAATGGGTGCCTTGGGATCGCGCCGGTTTCGCTTACGCAGATGCTTTGGTGGATCCACTCACGGGCCAGACGATGCACGGCCAAGCATACTTGACGAGTGCCTTCGACTTTTTAGGCAAGGTCCGAGCTCGTCGCATGTTACGGAGCTTGCGTGCGATCGTAGACGAGGCCGAAGAAAAGCCGAAGGAGGAGACAGATGGGGAAGACCACCTTTTCTTCGCCCACACACTCTGCAGTCTCGATCCGGTCGCGATAGCGGCTGAGATGTCTGAAGGATTAGAAAAGCTCCTGGCTGATCCGGAACTTTCGGAAGAGGCCATCATCAAGATTGCCCAAGACTACGTCCGTGAAGTTACCGCTCACGAGGTTGGCCACATCCTTGGTTTGCGCCACAATTTCGCGGGCAGTCTATCCGCCGATATGACTCCGCAGGAGCTGGACCAATTTATGAAGGACTATCTCGCCGGTGAAGACTTGAGCGAGTACGAAAAAAAGACGGTGAGTACCAGCGTCATGGAGTATTCGATTTTCGACGCCGCTGTATTCGAAGGCTGGTTCATCAAAAACGCTCAAGAAGCACTGCCACATGACGCAGCGGCAATCCGGTGGGGTTATTTCGAAGACAAATCCGTAGTCGAAGAGGAGATGCTCTTTGGTTCGGAGGAAGAAACGGCAGGCTACGCAGACGTATTGCGTTTCGATTACGGAACAGGTCCGGTCGAGGCTTCTTACCGTGATATTTCCCAGAGCATAGACAATCTGCCTAACTCGATCATCGAGCGTTTTATATCCGCGAAAGCTCCGGAAGATCCTCGCGATCGGATGAAGCTAGAATCGGTTGAATTGAGCGTTGGACGATATGCATCTTTGATCTCTGGACCAACCTCCCAACTGCTGAAGTGGTTCAGCAAGGAAACGCGTTCGATCGAAGTTGAAAATGAATTCGATGTGATCGGTGACATCAACGAAGAGGAGCGTTTGGAAGCTCATTGGAAGTATCTTGAAGATCAATTGGAGAAGTTGGGCGGAGTGGACCAGGTCTTGTTCAGCTACCTCCCCGTGGAGTTTGGAGCTAAAGTTAAAGAGAAGCTTGAGGGGGTAGACGTAGCCGAACGAATCGATGCCGAGAAGCTACACAAGAAACTAAAGGAGCTGCTCGAGACGGAGGCATACAGCTCTTTTATTGGATTGGATGGCGAAAGCTACCAATGGTCGGATGAGGAAAAGGAGATCATTCTAAGTAGGAGCAAAACGCTTTTTGACAAATTGGAGTCTGAGGTCCTTCTCCATGTACTCAGTAACTACGAAAAAGCGCCTCGCGATCTGGGCCTCGCAGCCACAGGAAACCTATCTGACGAAGATTCCGTCGCTCGCCTCGAGACTTTGATAATAGACCTAGCCAAGAAGGTGATTCTGGAGCGGTCGAAAGACGACCGGATAAAAGGGAAGGTCGACAAGGCGTTCGTGGAGGTGCCTGATTTCAAATACGATTATGAGATCCGCCTTGCGGCTGCGAAAGCCCTCAACGACAAGACCGGTTCGTTCGAATCGTGGTCAAAGGAGGCCAAGCAGGAGCTTCATCAAGCGCTCAAAAAGGCGGTCGAGGACTCATTGAATATTGGACTATTCAAGGACTTTAGCGACAAGCTGCTCTCACGTTCATTGCGCGAGTGGTACATTCGTGAGCAGAATCTGCTCAAATTGTTGCCACCCGATCCCAAAAGCGGGAACTAG
- a CDS encoding Nif11-like leader peptide family natural product precursor, with the protein MSKENVEKLLLAGGSDKKIRAKYNTIETKEKFVSIAKEDGYEFTIPELDEFLDEEGLDFECSGNPRSRQVWLR; encoded by the coding sequence ATGTCGAAAGAGAATGTAGAGAAACTATTGTTGGCTGGAGGATCGGATAAGAAGATCCGGGCCAAGTACAACACGATCGAAACGAAGGAGAAGTTCGTATCGATCGCCAAAGAAGACGGCTACGAGTTCACGATCCCGGAATTGGATGAGTTCCTCGATGAAGAAGGGTTGGACTTCGAATGCTCTGGGAACCCTCGTTCCCGCCAGGTTTGGCTCCGCTAG
- a CDS encoding MlaA family lipoprotein, whose product MKSNSALCTLALLFTTGLAHLSIAQDDEGLQLDDLFEEDFEMEEAPSIHDPFEKVNRAIFDFNDEVYATFGRPFANAYARVMPDPVERSITNVFTNLKFPSRFVGNVLQGRFGEASKETGQFVVNTTVGIGGIFRVSDKIPSLQTNKEDFGQALGSWGVKHGFYIVLPILGPSSLRDFASDFVDDAIEPIPSPNTVIDDSTDRMVIRTVEVVNQFPSLMNLYDSMKRSAIDPYASVRDAYAQRRAIQISE is encoded by the coding sequence ATGAAAAGCAATTCAGCCCTTTGTACGCTAGCCCTACTCTTCACAACAGGACTAGCCCACCTAAGCATTGCTCAAGATGACGAGGGTCTGCAGCTGGACGACTTGTTCGAGGAGGATTTCGAAATGGAGGAAGCCCCCTCTATTCACGATCCTTTCGAAAAGGTAAATCGGGCGATATTCGATTTCAACGACGAGGTCTACGCCACTTTCGGTCGGCCTTTTGCAAACGCATATGCCCGAGTAATGCCCGACCCGGTCGAGCGCAGCATCACGAACGTATTTACAAACCTGAAGTTCCCCTCTCGCTTCGTCGGAAACGTTCTCCAAGGACGCTTCGGAGAAGCCAGTAAAGAGACCGGGCAATTCGTGGTAAACACAACCGTTGGAATCGGTGGCATTTTCCGGGTCTCCGACAAAATCCCGAGTTTGCAAACGAACAAAGAAGACTTCGGACAAGCTTTGGGTAGCTGGGGCGTTAAGCACGGATTCTATATCGTGCTTCCAATACTGGGCCCTAGCAGCCTTCGCGATTTCGCTTCTGATTTTGTCGACGATGCGATCGAGCCTATCCCGTCGCCCAATACTGTCATTGACGATTCGACGGACCGGATGGTGATTCGCACCGTAGAGGTCGTGAACCAGTTTCCCAGTCTGATGAATCTTTACGATTCAATGAAGCGGTCGGCCATCGATCCCTACGCTTCCGTTAGAGATGCGTACGCCCAGAGAAGAGCGATCCAGATCTCTGAATAA
- a CDS encoding MlaC/ttg2D family ABC transporter substrate-binding protein translates to MKSIKPLAFLALLWTALASQSVGKAEETPQVLLENTINDVINILHQGPEVSVEDKGEQILSTLQKQFSFDIIIRRTLGRNWTALNEGQQDQITTLITDLLIKAYTNELTGAKKPEVNVVKTEELGSNKIEIFTTVSYKNNLVSVSYRLANISGRGWQVYDILIEGTSLVANYRRQFDEHFQTKTAKDLLDLLKEKIAAYDK, encoded by the coding sequence ATGAAATCGATCAAACCACTCGCCTTTTTGGCTCTGCTCTGGACAGCGCTAGCCTCTCAATCAGTCGGAAAGGCTGAAGAGACTCCGCAGGTTCTGCTGGAAAACACCATTAACGACGTAATAAATATCCTGCATCAGGGCCCCGAAGTTTCCGTTGAGGACAAGGGCGAGCAGATATTGTCCACACTGCAGAAACAGTTCTCCTTCGACATCATTATTAGGAGAACCCTCGGAAGAAACTGGACCGCTCTCAACGAAGGCCAGCAAGACCAGATAACAACCCTAATCACCGACCTGTTGATTAAGGCCTACACGAACGAATTGACCGGAGCAAAAAAGCCCGAGGTGAACGTCGTAAAAACAGAGGAGCTCGGATCCAACAAGATCGAGATTTTCACCACGGTAAGCTATAAAAACAATCTAGTTTCGGTCAGCTACAGGCTGGCAAATATCAGCGGTCGCGGTTGGCAGGTCTATGATATCCTCATCGAAGGTACGAGCTTAGTGGCAAACTACCGGAGACAGTTCGACGAGCACTTCCAGACCAAGACCGCCAAAGACCTTCTCGACCTGCTGAAAGAGAAGATAGCGGCTTACGACAAGTAG
- the mlaD gene encoding outer membrane lipid asymmetry maintenance protein MlaD has product MNSKKIDFSVGLFVIIGLCAIVYMAVQIGSSRLVGKDSQTVTAIFSNIGGLSSGSNITIAGVKIGTVGPITLNSETLKAEVELRINGDIELFDDATAAIKTNGLIGDKYISIYPGTPGIGFPLEAGDKIVDTEPALDIENLISKFAFGSVTEE; this is encoded by the coding sequence ATGAACAGCAAGAAAATCGATTTTTCAGTCGGACTTTTCGTGATAATTGGCCTCTGTGCCATCGTCTATATGGCAGTCCAGATCGGTAGCAGCCGGTTGGTCGGAAAAGACTCCCAGACCGTTACCGCCATATTTTCCAATATAGGAGGCCTAAGTTCCGGCAGCAATATCACGATCGCAGGCGTTAAGATAGGTACTGTGGGACCTATTACGCTTAACTCCGAAACCCTCAAAGCCGAAGTTGAGCTCCGCATAAACGGAGACATTGAGCTATTCGACGATGCGACCGCAGCCATCAAGACCAACGGCCTTATCGGCGACAAATACATCTCCATCTACCCGGGCACTCCTGGCATAGGCTTTCCCCTGGAAGCCGGTGACAAGATTGTGGATACCGAACCGGCCTTAGACATTGAAAATCTTATCAGCAAATTCGCCTTTGGCTCCGTAACGGAAGAATAG
- a CDS encoding ABC transporter ATP-binding protein: MSDGRFLKLRGLSKAFGPQVILNDIDLDIPLGEHTTVIGKSGTGKSVLLKCISGLLAADSGTISSGDSKGAPACSYMFQQNALFDSMTVEENIALPLREKGKAGTAEIKERVGKLLDQIDLLAAAKKYPAEISGGMKKRVALARALITSPEIILFDEPTTGLDPQRKYNVFEMIRDYRKHFGFTVLMVSHDVPEVFEISDNVAWLDQGLIKYWGKPEQLMANPPEDLKPFLNPALSPA, from the coding sequence ATGAGCGACGGTCGATTCTTGAAGCTTCGCGGCCTAAGCAAGGCCTTTGGCCCTCAGGTTATTCTTAACGATATCGACTTGGATATCCCCTTGGGCGAACACACCACAGTGATCGGCAAAAGCGGCACCGGAAAATCGGTCCTGCTCAAATGTATCTCCGGACTTTTGGCTGCCGATTCTGGCACAATATCCTCGGGGGATTCGAAAGGAGCTCCGGCCTGCAGTTACATGTTTCAACAAAACGCCCTGTTCGATTCGATGACAGTGGAAGAGAACATTGCCTTGCCCTTGCGTGAAAAAGGCAAAGCAGGCACTGCCGAAATAAAAGAGCGAGTCGGCAAATTACTTGACCAAATCGATCTGCTCGCTGCAGCGAAGAAATATCCAGCCGAGATTTCTGGAGGTATGAAAAAGCGTGTCGCTCTGGCGCGAGCGTTGATCACTAGCCCTGAGATAATCCTTTTCGACGAACCCACCACGGGACTGGACCCTCAACGCAAATACAACGTGTTTGAGATGATTCGCGACTACCGGAAGCACTTCGGCTTCACAGTTCTCATGGTCAGCCACGATGTGCCCGAAGTCTTCGAGATCTCCGACAATGTAGCATGGCTCGACCAAGGCCTCATAAAATATTGGGGCAAACCTGAGCAACTGATGGCGAATCCGCCCGAAGACCTGAAACCATTTCTTAACCCTGCCTTATCCCCAGCCTAG